From Rhodoferax sp. AJA081-3, the proteins below share one genomic window:
- a CDS encoding PIN domain-containing protein yields the protein MTYLLDTNICIYVINEQPAHVLQRLIQVGRESLVISTVTVAELAFGIEKSKRPGARAKLENFLSKFPIQDWGQDAAWVYGRVRKSLEAKGQRIGERDLLLACQALALDATMVTNNTREFERVEGLKLENWVV from the coding sequence ATGACCTATCTCCTGGATACCAATATTTGCATCTATGTGATCAACGAGCAACCTGCGCACGTTCTGCAGCGCTTGATTCAGGTCGGTCGCGAGTCACTGGTGATTTCCACCGTCACGGTGGCGGAGTTGGCCTTTGGCATTGAAAAAAGCAAACGCCCCGGGGCCCGCGCCAAGCTGGAGAATTTTCTGTCGAAGTTCCCCATACAGGATTGGGGTCAGGATGCCGCCTGGGTGTACGGGCGGGTACGCAAATCGCTGGAGGCCAAAGGGCAACGCATCGGCGAGCGGGACTTGCTGCTGGCTTGCCAAGCCTTGGCACTCGACGCCACTATGGTTACCAACAACACCCGCGAGTTCGAGCGTGTTGAGGGCTTGAAGCTGGAGAACTGGGTTGTCTGA
- a CDS encoding antitoxin yields the protein MTATTRTTTDSAMPAPSVAKVFTTGRSQAVRLPKAFRFNTAEVTIERQGDAIILRPKPDRETWAQQVLAAVAAFEPDFKLERSDEWPQPDREPLLP from the coding sequence ATGACCGCCACAACCCGAACCACCACGGATTCTGCGATGCCGGCGCCAAGCGTCGCCAAGGTATTCACCACTGGCCGTAGCCAGGCCGTACGCCTACCCAAGGCGTTTCGCTTCAACACAGCGGAAGTGACCATTGAGCGGCAAGGGGATGCCATCATTCTGCGACCGAAACCAGACCGCGAAACCTGGGCGCAACAGGTGTTGGCCGCAGTGGCCGCGTTTGAGCCCGACTTCAAGCTGGAGCGCAGCGACGAGTGGCCCCAACCCGATCGGGAGCCCTTGTTGCCATGA
- a CDS encoding GNAT family N-acetyltransferase, with translation MASHHGGWALVPATADDFEALLALRLRAMRESLTRLGRYDEARARERLAEGFSPESTHHIEVRGQRVGFIVLKHLSHAFRLDHLYIDPQWQNHGLGAKAMRWVCKQADAEQLPVELCALKGSDANRFYLRWGFAKVGEGEWDNDYLRMPATPSVRAVRRFWAALQARDWPKARSLLYDDVQTVWWTSGERINGADALIDVNARYPEGWTIHLLEVEHLQDGRVLSLARVDHPPNQFFATSFFRVDDGRIAGVDEYWATVEAPPAWRSPQAFPGVTRFDPTADPRAQMP, from the coding sequence ATGGCGTCCCACCACGGTGGTTGGGCCCTGGTGCCCGCCACAGCCGATGACTTTGAGGCCCTACTGGCATTGCGCCTGCGCGCCATGCGCGAGAGCCTGACACGCTTGGGCCGCTACGACGAGGCGCGTGCGCGCGAACGTCTGGCCGAGGGATTTTCCCCTGAGAGCACCCACCATATTGAAGTGCGAGGCCAGCGCGTGGGTTTTATCGTGCTCAAGCATTTGTCGCACGCCTTCCGCCTGGACCATCTTTACATTGACCCGCAGTGGCAGAACCACGGCCTGGGCGCCAAGGCCATGCGTTGGGTGTGCAAACAGGCCGATGCCGAACAATTGCCGGTGGAGCTGTGCGCTCTCAAGGGCAGTGATGCCAACCGTTTCTACCTGCGCTGGGGTTTTGCCAAGGTGGGTGAGGGCGAGTGGGACAACGACTATTTGCGCATGCCCGCCACGCCCAGCGTGCGCGCCGTGCGCCGCTTCTGGGCGGCCTTGCAGGCGCGCGATTGGCCCAAGGCCCGCTCCCTGTTGTACGACGACGTGCAAACCGTGTGGTGGACCAGTGGTGAACGCATCAACGGAGCCGATGCATTGATCGACGTGAATGCGCGCTACCCCGAGGGCTGGACCATCCACCTGCTGGAGGTGGAGCACTTGCAGGACGGGCGTGTCCTGTCACTGGCGCGTGTGGACCATCCGCCCAACCAGTTTTTTGCGACCTCTTTTTTCCGGGTGGACGACGGGCGTATTGCCGGAGTGGACGAATACTGGGCCACCGTAGAGGCACCACCCGCCTGGCGCAGCCCGCAGGCCTTTCCGGGCGTGACCCGCTTTGACCCCACTGCAGACCCACGGGCGCAAATGCCATGA
- the scpA gene encoding methylmalonyl-CoA mutase yields the protein MTQSQPEFKAATLQDWAKSAAKSAPSGNVDALNWITPDGIAVKPLYTADDTAHLAYTNTLPGFEPYLRGPQATMYAVRPWTIRQYAGFSTAEESNAFYRKALAAGGQGVSVAFDLATHRGYDSDHPRVTGDVGKAGVAIDSVEDMKILFDQIPLDKVSVSMTMNGAVLPVLAGYVVAAEEQGVAQDQLIGTIQNDILKEFMVRNTYIYPPAPSMRIIGDIIEYTAQNMPKFNSISISGYHMQEAGANQALELAFTLADGKEYVKTAIAKGMDVDAFAGRLSFFWAIGMNFYLEVAKMRAARLLWCRIMKGFDAKNPKSLMLRTHCQTSGWSLTEQDPYNNVVRTTIEAMAAVFGGTQSLHTNSFDEAIALPTEFSSRIARNTQLIIQEETHITNVIDPWAGSYMMEKLTQDMADAAWAIIEEVEAMGGMTKAVDSGWAKLKIEAAAADKQARIDSGQDVIVGVNKYKLKTEDAIDARDIDNVAVRDSQIARLKTIKQKRDAALVDAALSAITSAAESNSGNLLDLSIKAIRLRATVGEVSDAMEKAFGRHRADTNKVSGVYAAAYDSATGDTMEYWEQLKKDIAGFAEAQGRRPRVMIGKLGQDGHDRGAKVVATAFADLGFDVDMGPLFQTPEECARQAIENDVHAVGLSTLAAGHKTLVPAIVAELKKQGADDIVVFVGGVIPRQDYDFLYQAGVKGIYGPGTPIPVSARDVLDQIQKALG from the coding sequence ATGACCCAAAGCCAACCCGAATTCAAAGCCGCCACGCTGCAAGACTGGGCCAAGTCGGCCGCCAAGTCCGCCCCCAGCGGCAATGTGGATGCCCTGAACTGGATCACGCCCGACGGCATTGCCGTCAAACCCCTGTACACCGCCGACGATACGGCCCACCTGGCCTATACCAACACGCTGCCCGGTTTTGAGCCCTACCTGCGCGGCCCGCAGGCCACCATGTACGCGGTGCGGCCGTGGACGATTCGCCAGTACGCAGGATTTTCGACGGCCGAGGAGAGCAATGCCTTCTACAGAAAGGCACTGGCGGCAGGTGGCCAGGGGGTGAGCGTTGCGTTCGACCTGGCCACCCACCGTGGATATGACTCGGACCACCCGCGTGTGACGGGCGACGTCGGCAAGGCCGGTGTGGCGATAGATAGCGTGGAGGACATGAAGATCCTGTTCGACCAGATCCCGCTGGACAAGGTCAGCGTATCGATGACGATGAACGGTGCGGTGCTGCCGGTGCTGGCAGGTTACGTGGTGGCGGCCGAAGAGCAGGGCGTGGCGCAGGACCAATTGATCGGGACGATTCAGAACGACATTCTGAAAGAATTCATGGTGCGCAACACCTACATCTACCCGCCTGCGCCATCGATGCGCATCATTGGCGACATCATCGAGTACACGGCACAGAACATGCCCAAGTTCAACTCGATCTCCATCAGCGGCTACCACATGCAAGAGGCCGGCGCGAACCAGGCGCTGGAGCTGGCCTTTACGTTGGCAGACGGCAAGGAATATGTGAAGACGGCTATCGCCAAGGGCATGGATGTGGATGCGTTCGCCGGGCGCCTCTCGTTCTTCTGGGCCATTGGCATGAACTTCTACCTGGAAGTGGCCAAGATGCGCGCCGCGCGCCTGCTGTGGTGCCGCATCATGAAAGGCTTTGATGCCAAGAACCCCAAGAGCCTGATGCTGCGCACCCACTGCCAGACATCCGGTTGGAGCCTGACCGAGCAAGACCCGTACAACAACGTGGTGCGCACCACGATCGAGGCCATGGCTGCCGTGTTTGGCGGCACACAGTCGTTGCACACCAATTCGTTTGACGAGGCCATCGCACTGCCGACCGAGTTTTCTTCCCGCATCGCCCGCAACACCCAGCTCATCATCCAGGAAGAGACCCACATCACCAACGTGATCGACCCCTGGGCTGGCAGCTACATGATGGAAAAGCTGACCCAGGACATGGCCGACGCCGCCTGGGCCATCATCGAAGAAGTGGAAGCCATGGGTGGCATGACCAAGGCCGTGGACAGCGGCTGGGCCAAGCTGAAGATTGAAGCCGCGGCTGCGGACAAACAGGCGCGCATCGACAGCGGGCAGGACGTTATCGTCGGCGTCAACAAGTACAAGCTCAAGACCGAAGATGCCATCGACGCGCGTGACATTGACAATGTGGCGGTGCGTGATTCGCAGATCGCTCGGCTCAAGACTATCAAGCAAAAACGCGATGCAGCCCTCGTGGATGCTGCCTTGTCTGCTATCACTTCTGCAGCAGAAAGCAATTCAGGCAACCTGCTGGACCTGTCCATCAAAGCGATCCGCCTGCGCGCCACCGTGGGCGAGGTGAGCGATGCGATGGAAAAAGCCTTTGGCCGCCACCGCGCAGATACCAACAAGGTCAGCGGCGTGTATGCCGCCGCCTACGACTCCGCTACGGGCGACACGATGGAATATTGGGAACAGCTCAAGAAAGACATCGCCGGCTTCGCCGAAGCCCAGGGCCGCCGCCCGCGCGTGATGATAGGCAAGCTGGGCCAGGATGGCCATGACCGTGGCGCCAAGGTGGTTGCCACGGCCTTTGCCGACCTGGGTTTTGACGTGGACATGGGACCGCTGTTCCAGACACCCGAGGAATGCGCCCGCCAGGCGATTGAGAACGACGTGCACGCCGTGGGCCTGTCCACCTTGGCAGCAGGACACAAGACCCTGGTGCCCGCCATCGTTGCCGAACTGAAGAAACAGGGCGCGGACGATATTGTGGTGTTTGTGGGTGGTGTCATACCGCGCCAGGACTATGACTTCTTGTACCAGGCCGGCGTCAAGGGCATCTACGGCCCGGGCACGCCCATCCCGGTGAGCGCGCGCGATGTGCTGGACCAGATCCAGAAAGCGTTGGGGTAG
- a CDS encoding GntR family transcriptional regulator, translating to MPDLMTAARSGPSLSHRALYEDVAELLRQRIFKRELEPGSWIDELKLAEEYGISRTPLREALKVLAAEGLVTMKVRRGAYVTEVSASDLADVYHLLSLLESDAAGVVATKATDAELAELKALHAELEAAALPGTANTDAFFAVNERFHMRLLEIANNRWRDQMVADLRKVMKLNRHNSLLKTGRIGESLAEHRAIMAALLARDAQGTALRMREHFSNGLAAAN from the coding sequence ATGCCAGACTTGATGACCGCCGCACGCTCCGGCCCTTCCCTATCCCACCGCGCGCTGTATGAAGACGTGGCCGAGTTGCTGCGCCAGCGCATCTTCAAGCGCGAGCTGGAGCCCGGTAGCTGGATAGACGAACTCAAGCTTGCCGAGGAATACGGCATCAGCCGCACCCCCCTGCGCGAAGCCCTGAAAGTGCTGGCCGCCGAAGGCCTGGTGACTATGAAGGTGCGCCGCGGGGCCTATGTGACCGAGGTGTCCGCCAGCGACCTGGCCGATGTGTACCACCTGTTGAGCCTGCTGGAGAGTGATGCGGCGGGTGTAGTCGCCACCAAGGCGACGGATGCAGAACTGGCCGAGTTAAAGGCCCTGCACGCCGAACTGGAGGCTGCAGCCCTGCCCGGCACCGCCAACACCGACGCCTTTTTTGCAGTCAACGAACGCTTCCACATGCGCCTGCTGGAGATCGCCAACAACCGCTGGCGTGACCAGATGGTGGCCGATCTGCGCAAGGTCATGAAGCTGAACCGGCACAACTCGCTGCTCAAGACCGGGCGCATTGGGGAATCACTGGCCGAGCACCGGGCCATCATGGCGGCGCTGCTGGCGCGGGATGCACAAGGCACCGCGCTGCGCATGCGGGAACACTTCAGCAATGGCCTAGCAGCGGCTAACTAG
- a CDS encoding TA system VapC family ribonuclease toxin: MRALLDINVLIALHDGDHVHHQRAALWFESNIVHGWASCPLTQNGCLRIMSQPGYSSPQPLAVLVSMLHGSTTTAFHMLWSDDISLLDAKYFHHTHMHSHGQLTDLYLLALAVKNGGRLVSFDQRIPLSAVHGARAEHLVKL, encoded by the coding sequence ATGCGCGCGCTGCTGGACATTAATGTGCTGATTGCCCTGCATGACGGGGACCATGTACACCACCAGCGCGCAGCACTTTGGTTCGAATCCAACATCGTGCATGGCTGGGCCAGTTGCCCGCTGACACAAAACGGCTGCTTGCGCATCATGAGCCAGCCTGGCTACAGCAGCCCGCAACCGTTGGCGGTGTTGGTATCCATGTTGCATGGCTCCACCACCACGGCTTTTCACATGTTGTGGAGTGATGACATCAGCCTGCTGGATGCCAAGTATTTTCACCACACGCATATGCACAGCCACGGCCAGCTGACCGATTTGTATCTACTGGCTTTGGCTGTAAAGAATGGCGGGCGCTTGGTCAGTTTTGACCAGCGTATCCCGCTGAGTGCAGTGCATGGTGCACGTGCAGAGCATTTGGTAAAGCTGTGA
- a CDS encoding sensor histidine kinase produces MAHHQQKNQPNSAVYDRLAQIRLNLIERMWWTMAGLAAVALPVMVWRLHVKYLDPEAGSPQINLIFGGVCICMLALFPLRRRIPLAARSAVPVVLLSVSGVVSLFFFGAASTLFICLVQANFLISTLYTSRAGAWANVATTTLALLVGLGYVTGFLHTDRDLNEYVLLPSTWIIFLLGSTLLPTLILYAIGDYQRTIVALLQEAERATTAKTQFLAHMTHELRTPLAGVIGMLEMAHQRSHDRAVNHLLDVARDNAESLLNLVNDALDLSKIEAGKLTLQEEVFNLPEFLAYSLRIFALRAEQKGIVFSHSVDPSLPPLRRGDPHRLRQLLFNLVGNALKFTDHGSIRVEVQTAPAVTPADGGNGIRITVRDTGMGIDPQDLPNLFGAYVQANPAVEQRFGGTGLGLRICQSLAQAMGGNIAVESRLGEGSCFTVTLALPLATDADRAAHPSTNSPITTPAHNSHRLNVLLAEDTPTNQMVVMEMLRGMGHTVTLAVNGREALRVAGQDVVDVILMDLRMPLLDGLAATRLLRKGGDASNPVLDPDIYICALTANAMQHDQDAAQAAGMQDFLAKPVRQHALYVALQRAIDYQLARGRPLEPVSVPPANEGDRQQLEAWLGLVPQPPTPSDGLQAVFLQDAAQRQVLLAQEVAHANWPAVHEIAHAIKGAALTVSRDTLASAAGALEAACQQGGNGNIDHRQQLAQHLLRLLQQVQEDGA; encoded by the coding sequence ATGGCCCACCACCAGCAAAAAAACCAACCCAACAGCGCCGTATACGACAGGCTGGCGCAGATACGGCTCAATCTGATCGAACGCATGTGGTGGACCATGGCCGGTCTGGCCGCCGTTGCGCTGCCGGTCATGGTGTGGCGGCTGCATGTCAAATATCTGGACCCCGAGGCGGGTTCACCGCAGATCAATCTGATCTTCGGCGGGGTTTGTATATGTATGTTGGCCCTGTTCCCGCTACGCCGGCGCATTCCCCTGGCAGCCCGGTCCGCCGTACCAGTGGTCTTGTTGTCGGTCTCGGGGGTGGTCAGCCTGTTTTTCTTTGGCGCCGCGTCCACCCTGTTTATCTGCCTGGTGCAGGCCAATTTTTTGATCAGCACGCTTTACACCTCGCGGGCGGGGGCCTGGGCCAACGTGGCCACGACCACGCTCGCCCTGCTGGTGGGCCTGGGTTATGTGACGGGTTTTCTGCACACCGATAGGGATCTGAACGAATACGTGCTGTTGCCCAGCACCTGGATCATCTTCCTGCTGGGTTCCACACTGCTGCCCACGCTGATTTTGTATGCCATTGGGGACTACCAGAGAACCATTGTGGCCTTGTTGCAGGAGGCCGAACGCGCCACCACCGCCAAGACGCAATTTCTGGCCCACATGACCCACGAGCTGCGCACGCCCCTGGCGGGTGTGATTGGCATGTTGGAAATGGCGCACCAGCGCAGCCACGACCGAGCCGTCAACCACTTGCTGGATGTTGCGCGGGACAATGCCGAATCCCTGCTCAACCTGGTCAACGACGCGCTGGACCTATCCAAAATCGAGGCAGGCAAACTCACACTGCAAGAAGAGGTCTTCAACCTGCCGGAGTTCCTGGCGTACAGCCTCAGAATCTTTGCGCTACGCGCCGAACAAAAGGGCATCGTCTTCAGCCACAGCGTTGACCCAAGCCTGCCCCCGCTGCGCCGTGGCGACCCGCACCGTTTACGCCAGTTGCTGTTCAACCTCGTCGGCAACGCGCTGAAATTCACCGACCACGGCAGCATACGTGTGGAGGTGCAGACAGCCCCCGCCGTTACACCGGCCGACGGCGGCAACGGAATACGGATCACGGTGCGTGACACCGGCATGGGCATTGACCCGCAAGACCTGCCCAACCTGTTTGGTGCCTATGTGCAGGCCAACCCAGCGGTGGAACAACGCTTTGGCGGAACCGGCCTGGGTTTGCGGATTTGCCAATCGCTCGCGCAGGCCATGGGTGGCAACATCGCCGTGGAAAGCCGCCTGGGTGAAGGCTCGTGTTTCACGGTCACCTTGGCGCTGCCCCTCGCCACCGATGCAGACCGGGCTGCACACCCATCGACCAACAGCCCCATTACAACACCTGCGCACAACAGCCACCGGCTCAACGTATTGCTGGCCGAAGACACCCCCACCAACCAGATGGTGGTGATGGAGATGCTGCGCGGTATGGGGCACACCGTCACCCTGGCTGTGAATGGAAGGGAAGCCCTGCGCGTGGCCGGGCAGGACGTGGTTGACGTGATCCTTATGGACCTGCGCATGCCATTGCTTGATGGCCTGGCTGCAACACGGCTGCTACGCAAAGGTGGAGATGCGTCCAACCCGGTGCTGGACCCTGACATCTACATCTGCGCTCTGACCGCCAATGCCATGCAACACGACCAGGACGCAGCACAGGCCGCGGGCATGCAGGACTTTTTAGCCAAGCCCGTACGCCAACATGCACTGTACGTAGCGCTGCAAAGAGCCATTGACTACCAGCTGGCACGCGGCAGACCACTGGAGCCGGTGTCGGTGCCGCCCGCAAACGAGGGCGACCGGCAGCAGTTGGAGGCATGGCTGGGCCTGGTTCCGCAGCCCCCCACCCCGTCAGACGGGCTGCAAGCAGTCTTTCTGCAAGATGCGGCCCAGCGCCAGGTGTTGCTGGCCCAGGAAGTGGCCCACGCCAACTGGCCCGCGGTGCACGAGATTGCGCATGCAATAAAAGGTGCCGCGTTGACGGTCTCCAGGGATACACTGGCATCGGCAGCCGGCGCGCTGGAAGCGGCCTGCCAACAGGGCGGCAATGGCAACATCGACCACAGGCAGCAGCTTGCGCAACATTTGTTGCGGTTGTTGCAGCAGGTCCAGGAGGACGGGGCATGA
- a CDS encoding response regulator: protein MNILLADDDNVSRMALAEALGGLCRNAPLLVNDGQRALESLQKGYLADLVITDVRMPNLDGLGLLKALRADSRFAPLPVMLITAFSERDLVAQALQLGVQGFILKPVTPDALLRARNVVGRFHASLTEGMTATMHRLSILPDRYWTYVETLAAQGHTLQETAPLKTLLADTAGHSIADVRSALNACLGASKVLGARPLEKALLQLDALLVSAPQPGDPRLAFAVHTTRLHLHWLEVYLQFNRATATP, encoded by the coding sequence ATGAACATACTGCTAGCCGACGACGACAACGTCTCCCGAATGGCCCTGGCCGAGGCCTTGGGTGGCCTCTGCCGCAATGCCCCACTACTGGTCAACGACGGCCAACGGGCGCTGGAAAGCTTGCAAAAAGGCTACCTGGCCGATCTGGTCATCACTGATGTGCGCATGCCAAACCTGGATGGCCTGGGCTTGCTGAAAGCGCTCCGGGCCGACAGCCGCTTTGCCCCACTGCCCGTGATGCTGATCACAGCCTTCTCTGAACGCGATCTGGTCGCCCAGGCGCTGCAACTGGGGGTGCAGGGTTTCATTCTGAAGCCGGTCACGCCAGACGCCCTGCTGCGCGCGCGCAATGTGGTGGGACGTTTCCACGCCAGCTTGACCGAAGGCATGACCGCCACCATGCACCGCCTGTCCATACTGCCCGACCGGTACTGGACCTACGTGGAAACCTTGGCCGCACAGGGCCACACCCTGCAGGAAACCGCTCCGCTGAAAACGCTGCTGGCCGATACAGCCGGGCACTCCATTGCAGATGTGCGCTCGGCCCTGAACGCCTGCCTGGGCGCCAGCAAGGTCCTGGGCGCCCGCCCGCTAGAAAAAGCCCTGCTGCAACTCGATGCCTTGCTGGTGTCTGCGCCCCAGCCGGGAGACCCCCGGTTGGCTTTCGCCGTACACACCACCCGCCTGCACCTGCACTGGCTGGAGGTCTACCTTCAGTTCAACCGCGCCACGGCCACGCCTTAG
- a CDS encoding DMT family transporter — protein MPQLDAAQAPAQRERLERLARLAIWGVPALWAVNYIVARRAPGVIEPYALALGRWALAGILLAVVARQELWTQRRAIAAVWYQYVVLGFCGMLVCGAWVYIGAKTTAAMNIALIYSASPVLIALGAVLFLGERFRWLQALGVVVALSGVVHVIVKGQWMALGSVQWVAGDAWIVAAMVAWAAYALLQKLWPSPLGSTGRLAAICAGGVSVLLPCAVWESLQPGTPPWSWSATGMVVTAALAPGLGAYWIYGWAQKILGASRVAVTLYLGPLYAAVAAWGVLGEPLGWHHVAGAALILPGVYLVSKR, from the coding sequence TTGCCGCAGCTTGACGCGGCGCAGGCACCCGCCCAGCGTGAGCGGCTGGAGCGTTTGGCACGCCTCGCTATTTGGGGTGTTCCCGCGCTGTGGGCGGTGAACTACATCGTGGCCCGGCGCGCGCCTGGTGTCATCGAGCCTTATGCACTGGCCCTGGGGCGATGGGCGTTGGCAGGTATTCTGCTGGCGGTCGTTGCGCGCCAGGAGCTATGGACGCAGCGGCGTGCCATTGCGGCGGTGTGGTATCAATATGTGGTGCTGGGCTTTTGCGGCATGTTGGTCTGTGGGGCCTGGGTCTATATAGGCGCCAAGACCACGGCGGCCATGAACATAGCGTTGATCTATTCCGCATCCCCCGTGCTGATCGCGCTGGGGGCAGTTCTGTTTTTGGGCGAGCGTTTTCGCTGGTTGCAGGCGCTGGGTGTGGTGGTTGCATTGAGCGGCGTAGTCCACGTCATCGTCAAAGGGCAGTGGATGGCGCTGGGCAGTGTGCAGTGGGTGGCAGGCGACGCGTGGATTGTGGCTGCCATGGTGGCCTGGGCGGCGTACGCGCTGCTGCAAAAGCTTTGGCCCAGCCCGCTGGGGTCTACCGGCCGGCTGGCGGCGATTTGCGCGGGTGGTGTGTCAGTGCTGCTGCCCTGCGCGGTGTGGGAATCGCTGCAACCCGGCACGCCCCCATGGTCGTGGTCCGCGACGGGTATGGTGGTAACGGCAGCGCTGGCACCCGGCCTGGGGGCCTACTGGATTTACGGTTGGGCACAGAAGATTCTGGGCGCCAGCCGCGTGGCCGTCACGCTGTACCTGGGGCCGCTGTACGCAGCGGTTGCAGCCTGGGGTGTGCTGGGGGAGCCACTGGGCTGGCACCATGTGGCCGGTGCGGCGCTGATCCTGCCGGGGGTCTACCTGGTGAGCAAACGCTAG
- the dusA gene encoding tRNA dihydrouridine(20/20a) synthase DusA — protein sequence MTEPNPWRMSVAPMLDWTDRHCRYFHRLLSKNALLYTEMVTTGALIHGDVARHLRFNAEEHPVALQLGGSEPADLARCAKLGEEWGYDEINLNCGCPSERVQRGAFGACLMAEPQLVADCVKAMVDMVDVPVTVKHRIGIDKTESYEFVRDFVGTVSEAGCKVFIVHARNAWLKGLSPKANREVPPLRYALVHRLKQEFPHLTIAINGGINSNALAAEQLQQVDGVMIGREAYHNPWILSEWDAAFYCAAPSDITRESVEQQMVEYMAREAAEHGTPWSHIARHMLGLRHGMPGARHWRQVWSDHHLKTQPAHVVMEQAHGSAFAAA from the coding sequence ATGACCGAACCCAATCCCTGGCGCATGTCCGTCGCCCCCATGCTCGACTGGACAGACCGCCATTGCCGCTACTTCCACCGCCTGCTCAGCAAGAACGCCTTGCTGTACACCGAAATGGTGACCACCGGTGCGCTGATCCATGGCGATGTGGCGCGCCACCTGCGTTTCAACGCCGAAGAGCATCCTGTGGCCTTGCAACTGGGCGGCAGCGAGCCAGCTGACCTGGCGCGCTGCGCCAAGCTGGGCGAAGAGTGGGGTTACGACGAGATCAACCTGAACTGCGGCTGCCCCAGCGAGCGCGTGCAACGCGGCGCGTTTGGGGCCTGCCTTATGGCCGAGCCGCAATTGGTGGCCGACTGTGTGAAGGCCATGGTCGATATGGTGGATGTGCCGGTCACGGTCAAGCACCGCATTGGCATCGACAAGACCGAGAGTTATGAATTTGTGCGCGATTTCGTGGGCACGGTCAGCGAGGCGGGTTGCAAGGTTTTCATCGTGCATGCCCGCAACGCCTGGCTCAAGGGCCTGTCTCCCAAGGCCAACCGCGAGGTGCCGCCGTTGCGGTATGCGCTGGTGCACCGGCTCAAGCAAGAGTTTCCGCACCTGACCATCGCCATCAACGGGGGCATCAACAGCAACGCACTGGCGGCCGAGCAACTGCAGCAGGTGGACGGCGTCATGATAGGCCGTGAGGCGTACCACAACCCCTGGATTCTGAGCGAATGGGACGCCGCGTTTTACTGCGCAGCGCCGTCCGATATCACCCGCGAATCGGTGGAGCAGCAGATGGTGGAGTACATGGCGCGCGAGGCCGCCGAGCACGGCACGCCCTGGAGCCACATTGCCCGCCACATGCTGGGCCTGCGCCATGGTATGCCCGGTGCACGGCACTGGCGCCAGGTGTGGAGTGATCATCACCTGAAGACCCAACCCGCCCACGTGGTGATGGAGCAAGCCCACGGGAGCGCCTTTGCCGCAGCTTGA